A genomic window from Candidatus Buchananbacteria bacterium CG10_big_fil_rev_8_21_14_0_10_42_9 includes:
- a CDS encoding NADPH-dependent FMN reductase: MEDKKLFIPVLLGTIRKGRESEKVAKYLVKRAKARADTTPKLFDPRKFKFPTNDYGEAVKGKFPEYRKAILKADGVIIVAPEYNHGYPGPLKSMLDTLLREYIHRPVAFCGVSSGGFGGVRVIENLLPIVRELGMQATFTDLNVSHVQDVFNSKGIPKDKAVFDKRIDRMLDELIWMAKTLRWGRENVPSQYHKK, encoded by the coding sequence ATGGAAGATAAAAAATTGTTTATTCCGGTTTTATTGGGGACTATAAGAAAGGGTAGAGAAAGCGAAAAGGTGGCTAAGTATTTAGTTAAGCGCGCAAAAGCGAGAGCTGACACGACACCAAAACTTTTTGATCCGCGCAAGTTTAAGTTTCCAACTAATGACTACGGCGAGGCCGTCAAGGGTAAATTTCCTGAATATCGCAAAGCTATCCTAAAAGCTGATGGCGTAATTATCGTGGCACCTGAATATAACCACGGCTATCCTGGCCCGCTAAAATCTATGCTTGATACGTTGCTGCGTGAATATATTCACCGTCCGGTGGCTTTTTGCGGTGTGTCCTCCGGCGGCTTTGGCGGCGTTAGGGTGATTGAGAATTTATTGCCGATAGTACGAGAGCTGGGAATGCAGGCAACCTTTACCGATTTAAACGTTTCTCACGTTCAAGATGTATTTAATAGTAAAGGCATACCAAAGGACAAAGCCGTTTTTGATAAGCGCATTGATAGAATGTTAGATGAACTTATTTGGATGGCAAAAACGTTACGCTGGGGGCGGGAAAACGTGCCAAGTCAATACCACAAAAAATAA
- a CDS encoding glutamate racemase, which produces MIGIFDSGIGGLTVLKAIQHKLPQYQLMYLGDTARLPYGNRSQEAIYKFTTQALGFLFQQGCGLVIVACNTASAEALRKIQREWLLKHYPDRKVLGVIIPLAEKAAELSRFGRVGVVGTRATIKSDTYLKELRKLEPDIEVYAVATPILVPLVEEGMINRPETSKIIRNYVRELKNKKVDTLILGCTHYPLLYQQFKKIMGKSCNVLDAPRIIADSLADYLVRHPDIESKLTKGGNHKYFVTDVTDTFEANAVKWLGHKIVLEKVTLQ; this is translated from the coding sequence ATGATTGGTATTTTTGATTCTGGCATCGGCGGACTAACTGTGCTTAAAGCCATTCAACATAAACTACCTCAATATCAGTTAATGTATCTTGGTGACACAGCGCGCTTACCTTACGGCAACCGATCACAAGAGGCAATTTACAAATTTACCACTCAGGCGCTAGGCTTTTTATTTCAACAAGGTTGCGGGTTGGTAATTGTTGCTTGCAACACCGCGTCAGCTGAAGCACTACGAAAAATTCAACGCGAGTGGTTATTAAAACATTATCCGGACCGCAAAGTTTTGGGCGTAATTATTCCATTAGCTGAGAAAGCCGCCGAGCTCTCTCGTTTTGGCCGAGTTGGCGTAGTGGGAACACGCGCTACGATTAAATCAGATACCTATTTAAAAGAGTTGCGGAAATTAGAACCAGACATTGAAGTTTATGCTGTCGCCACACCGATATTAGTGCCATTGGTTGAGGAGGGTATGATAAATCGGCCGGAAACAAGTAAAATTATTAGAAATTATGTTCGTGAGTTAAAAAACAAAAAAGTTGATACGTTAATTTTGGGTTGCACTCATTACCCGTTGCTTTATCAGCAGTTTAAAAAAATAATGGGCAAAAGCTGTAATGTTTTAGATGCGCCAAGAATTATAGCGGACTCTTTAGCTGATTACTTAGTTCGCCACCCTGATATTGAATCTAAATTAACTAAGGGCGGGAACCATAAGTATTTTGTGACTGATGTCACCGACACGTTTGAGGCTAATGCCGTAAAATGGTTAGGGCATAAAATTGTGCTTGAAAAAGTAACATTACAATAA
- the manB gene encoding phosphomannomutase/phosphoglucomutase (converts mannose-6-phosphate to mannose-1-phosphate; the resulting product is then converted to GDP-mannose by ManC which is then used in the synthesis of mannose-containing glycoconjugates that are important for mediating entry into host cells), which yields MKNIDTSIFRSYDIRGVYPDQLTEQIAYTAGQGIVRMVKGKKIAVGGDMRVSTPQLKEAYINGILDMGCDVDDLGLIPTDFIYFVAGTKQYDAVTIITASHNPKEYNGIKSVRQGNKAIYGKDYLPFMKGVLEKKPKRGKLNSVNYYDEYIKHILSFVDISKLKPLKVVVDAGNGTAGKVMPMLAKHLPFEFVEVDYELDGNFPNRPSNPYAPGAYKKASKIVRQEKAACGVMFDGDSDRTFFIDEKGGFMQGDISFILMAKALLQEQPGAGIVYNAVCSRSVPECIEKFGGKAFRSKVGYINLQQAMLEHDAIASGELSAHYAFKDNFYGDGGFISMLLFLQILSQSDKPLSKLRAEYERYYKEPETNFEIKDAQSLIEKLKQEYSDGEQDELDGLTVNYQNWWFNVRPSGTEPLVRVTVEAPNKREWKKHIKKLIKIVKASK from the coding sequence ATGAAAAATATTGATACCTCAATCTTTCGCTCTTATGACATTCGGGGCGTCTACCCCGACCAATTAACTGAACAAATTGCCTACACCGCTGGGCAAGGAATTGTCCGGATGGTTAAAGGCAAAAAAATTGCGGTCGGCGGTGATATGCGCGTTTCCACGCCGCAATTGAAAGAAGCATACATCAACGGTATTTTAGACATGGGCTGTGACGTGGATGATTTAGGTTTGATTCCAACTGATTTTATTTACTTTGTCGCTGGTACCAAACAATATGACGCGGTCACAATTATTACCGCTTCGCATAACCCTAAAGAATACAACGGTATCAAGTCAGTCAGGCAAGGCAATAAAGCGATTTATGGCAAAGATTACCTGCCGTTTATGAAAGGCGTACTAGAAAAAAAACCTAAACGCGGTAAATTAAATTCAGTTAATTATTACGATGAATACATCAAACACATATTAAGTTTTGTAGATATTAGCAAATTAAAACCCTTAAAAGTAGTGGTGGATGCCGGCAACGGCACGGCGGGAAAAGTTATGCCAATGTTGGCTAAACATTTGCCGTTTGAATTTGTTGAAGTGGATTATGAACTGGATGGCAATTTTCCAAACCGCCCGTCCAACCCGTATGCTCCAGGTGCTTATAAAAAAGCGAGTAAAATAGTGCGTCAAGAAAAAGCTGCCTGCGGCGTGATGTTTGATGGTGATTCAGACAGAACTTTTTTTATTGATGAAAAGGGCGGTTTTATGCAAGGCGATATATCGTTTATTTTAATGGCTAAAGCGTTGCTGCAAGAGCAACCCGGCGCCGGAATTGTGTATAACGCGGTCTGTTCACGTTCAGTGCCAGAGTGCATAGAAAAATTTGGCGGCAAGGCGTTCCGTAGCAAAGTCGGTTACATTAATTTGCAGCAAGCAATGTTGGAACATGACGCCATTGCCTCCGGAGAATTATCTGCTCACTACGCTTTTAAGGATAATTTTTATGGCGATGGCGGATTTATTTCTATGCTATTATTTTTACAAATCTTATCTCAAAGTGATAAACCGCTATCTAAGCTCCGAGCTGAATATGAAAGATATTACAAAGAGCCGGAAACTAATTTTGAAATTAAAGATGCTCAAAGTCTAATTGAAAAGTTGAAACAAGAATATAGCGACGGCGAACAAGATGAACTAGACGGGTTAACTGTGAATTATCAAAATTGGTGGTTTAATGTCCGCCCGTCAGGCACTGAGCCGTTGGTTCGGGTTACAGTTGAAGCTCCAAATAAGAGAGAGTGGAAAAAACACATCAAAAAATTAATCAAGATTGTTAAAGCGTCTAAATAA